From one Catellatospora sp. IY07-71 genomic stretch:
- a CDS encoding CHAT domain-containing protein: MTQPLDHRIAELDRLLAAAGTPEEHWGLRNDRATLYWTRYEEAGRLPDLAHTIAEFRAVLAAGVLGGSAALPTMSNLAGALTLRAKAGGGPEDLREAVELLRTVVAGTPAADERYGGRLLNLGGVLLGYHHATGDSAVLHEARAAFQAAHDVAAGPDTPERREHWVATRSNLGECLRLVHAVTGEPEALDQAVALARTAAGALPTGHPLYARMQSNLALALAGAAHAGQPEMLAEAAAAARAALAATPGGHPNEPERHTVYAGILRAAYAADPDPALLNRFRRAARSAVRATPAAHPNAGWARLLLGRAEYAHADRSGQEPTVARELFRDTAQNLELPPGVRAVAARHWSLLAFLGSGRLAEAVRAFGLAVALLPQTAGRAQAAVDAERLLGEHRHLAADAAACALTAGDPGLALRLLEQGRGVLLSQTLDTWADVTELAARHPALAAEFTELRGLTRAEPAPAEGVAAGVAAAEERAHLARRWSALIDRIRTVPGHEGFLAPPSLPELLAAGRDGPVAVVNVSGLRCDALLVRDGRVEVLPLPGLTLDGAEEAARRFLAAVTATGSLAEVAAAGETVRELLGWLWRTVTGPVLAALGVTGPRGTPGRMWWMPCGPLAFLPLHAAEDGWSALDAVVSSYTPTLRSLCHHRDRAVPPGAVDGPLVVAMPHTPAAPPLPHAVREAETVAALHPGAHLLIGPAATGAQVLAELTRRRWAHFACHAAGRADQPGLSRLLLHDHERRPLTVRELSRAHLPHAELAYLSACATGHPARTVPDEAVHLTGAFHLAGYGQVVGTLWRVADDVAADVTAYVHERLAADAAAHRPLDAATALHGAIRRLRDRYPAAAALWAGHVHVGR; this comes from the coding sequence GTGACCCAGCCGCTCGACCACCGGATCGCGGAGCTGGACCGGCTGCTCGCCGCGGCGGGCACGCCCGAGGAGCACTGGGGCCTGCGCAACGACCGCGCGACGCTGTACTGGACCCGCTACGAGGAGGCGGGGCGCCTGCCCGACCTGGCGCACACCATCGCGGAGTTCCGGGCGGTGCTCGCCGCCGGCGTGCTCGGTGGGTCCGCGGCACTGCCGACCATGTCGAATCTGGCCGGCGCGCTGACGCTGCGCGCGAAGGCGGGCGGCGGCCCGGAGGACCTGCGCGAGGCCGTCGAGCTGCTGCGCACCGTGGTGGCGGGGACGCCCGCGGCGGACGAACGGTACGGCGGCCGGCTGCTCAACCTGGGCGGCGTGCTGCTCGGATACCACCACGCCACCGGCGACTCGGCGGTGCTGCACGAGGCGCGGGCGGCGTTCCAGGCCGCGCACGACGTGGCAGCCGGGCCGGACACGCCCGAGCGACGCGAGCACTGGGTGGCCACGCGCAGCAACCTGGGCGAGTGCCTGCGCCTGGTGCACGCGGTCACCGGCGAGCCGGAGGCCCTCGACCAGGCCGTGGCGCTGGCCCGTACGGCAGCCGGGGCGCTGCCCACGGGGCACCCGCTGTACGCGCGGATGCAGTCGAACCTCGCTCTTGCCCTGGCCGGCGCCGCGCACGCCGGGCAGCCGGAGATGCTCGCCGAGGCGGCCGCCGCCGCCCGCGCCGCGCTCGCGGCGACCCCCGGCGGGCACCCCAACGAGCCCGAGCGGCACACCGTGTACGCGGGCATCCTGCGTGCGGCGTACGCGGCCGATCCCGACCCCGCCCTGCTCAACCGGTTCCGCCGGGCCGCCCGCAGCGCGGTCCGGGCCACGCCGGCGGCCCACCCGAACGCGGGCTGGGCCCGGCTGCTGCTCGGCCGCGCCGAGTACGCCCACGCCGACCGGTCCGGCCAGGAGCCCACCGTGGCCCGTGAGCTGTTCCGCGACACCGCACAGAACCTCGAACTGCCGCCCGGGGTGCGGGCCGTCGCGGCACGCCACTGGTCGCTGCTGGCGTTCCTCGGTTCCGGCCGCCTCGCCGAGGCCGTGCGGGCGTTCGGGCTGGCGGTCGCGCTGCTGCCGCAGACGGCGGGCCGGGCGCAGGCCGCCGTGGACGCCGAACGGCTGCTCGGCGAGCACCGCCACCTGGCGGCGGACGCCGCCGCGTGCGCCCTCACCGCCGGTGACCCGGGCCTGGCGCTGCGGCTGCTGGAGCAGGGGCGCGGCGTGCTGCTCTCGCAGACCCTCGACACCTGGGCCGACGTCACCGAGCTGGCCGCCCGGCACCCCGCGCTCGCGGCCGAGTTCACCGAGCTGCGCGGCCTGACCCGGGCGGAACCCGCACCCGCCGAGGGGGTCGCGGCGGGCGTCGCCGCCGCCGAGGAACGCGCTCACCTGGCGCGGCGCTGGTCGGCGCTGATCGACCGGATCCGCACCGTCCCCGGGCACGAGGGCTTCCTCGCCCCGCCGTCGCTGCCCGAACTGCTGGCGGCCGGGCGGGACGGGCCCGTCGCGGTGGTGAACGTCAGCGGCCTGCGCTGCGACGCGCTGCTCGTCCGCGACGGCCGCGTCGAGGTGCTGCCCCTGCCCGGGCTGACCCTGGACGGCGCGGAGGAGGCGGCCCGCCGCTTCCTCGCCGCGGTCACGGCCACCGGCTCGCTGGCCGAGGTCGCCGCGGCGGGGGAGACCGTACGCGAGCTCCTGGGCTGGCTGTGGCGCACGGTCACCGGCCCGGTGCTGGCCGCGCTCGGGGTCACCGGGCCGCGCGGCACCCCGGGCCGGATGTGGTGGATGCCGTGCGGGCCGCTGGCGTTCCTGCCCCTGCACGCGGCCGAGGACGGGTGGAGCGCGCTCGACGCGGTCGTGTCGTCGTACACGCCGACCCTGCGCAGCCTGTGCCACCACCGCGACCGGGCGGTGCCACCGGGCGCCGTGGACGGGCCGCTGGTCGTGGCGATGCCGCACACGCCCGCGGCGCCGCCGCTGCCGCACGCCGTGCGTGAGGCCGAGACCGTGGCCGCGCTGCACCCGGGCGCGCACCTGCTGATCGGCCCGGCGGCGACCGGCGCGCAGGTGCTGGCCGAGCTGACCCGGCGGCGCTGGGCGCACTTCGCCTGCCATGCCGCCGGACGCGCCGATCAGCCGGGCCTCAGCCGCCTGCTGCTGCACGACCACGAGCGGCGCCCGCTGACCGTGCGGGAGCTGTCCCGCGCCCACCTGCCGCACGCCGAGCTGGCCTACCTGTCCGCGTGCGCGACCGGCCACCCCGCCCGGACCGTGCCCGACGAGGCGGTGCACCTGACCGGTGCCTTCCACCTCGCCGGATACGGCCAGGTCGTCGGCACGCTGTGGCGGGTCGCCGACGACGTGGCCGCCGACGTCACCGCGTACGTGCACGAGCGGCTCGCCGCCGACGCGGCCGCGCACCGGCCGCTGGACGCCGCGACCGCGCTGCACGGTGCCATACGGCGGCTGCGGGACCGATATCCGGCCGCCGCGGCCCTATGGGCGGGCCACGTCCATGTAGGACGATGA
- a CDS encoding RICIN domain-containing protein produces MSQRTPRTGAGRLWRWRTAAIGALTFALAAVGAVVAAPAAQAVTIDTSAWYVIVSRHSGKAVDLYNFSTADGAPIVQWARNDGNQQQWQFVDAGSGYYKLRSRLSGKFLELPNANDGTQLVQNPDNGTTRQHFAVRDTDSGYVKFLNRHSGKALDVWEWSTADGGIISQYADLNGWNQHWQLIPVGSGGGGGGGGSQTGLVGWATQGGGTTGGGSASATTVNSSSALSSAVSGSTARVVRISGTISCSGMITVGSNKTILGNSGAVIAGCGLNIANASNVIVRNISFRDWNDDAINVQYSTRVWIDHNSFTNGYDGAVDVKRASDYVTVSWNRVYGHDKSMLLGHSDDNGSEDRGHLRVTYHHNWFDGSGTRHPRVRFGNPVHVYNNYYRGNEYGVASTMGAGVLVEGNYFESVDEPTLVGYADSADGAIVQRNNYFTGSGAPESGGGSVSSIPYSYTLDSAGSVKASVSAGAGAGRITV; encoded by the coding sequence ATGTCACAACGCACTCCACGGACCGGCGCCGGACGCCTGTGGCGCTGGCGCACCGCCGCGATCGGCGCGCTCACCTTCGCGCTCGCCGCGGTCGGCGCGGTCGTCGCCGCCCCCGCCGCGCAGGCCGTCACGATCGACACCAGCGCCTGGTACGTCATCGTGTCGCGGCACAGCGGCAAGGCGGTCGACCTGTACAACTTCAGCACCGCAGACGGCGCGCCGATCGTGCAGTGGGCCCGCAACGACGGGAACCAGCAGCAGTGGCAGTTCGTCGACGCGGGCAGCGGCTACTACAAGCTGCGCTCACGGCTGAGCGGCAAGTTCCTCGAACTGCCCAACGCCAACGACGGCACCCAGCTCGTGCAGAACCCGGACAACGGCACCACCCGCCAGCACTTCGCGGTGCGCGACACCGACAGCGGGTACGTCAAGTTCCTCAACCGGCACAGCGGCAAGGCCCTCGACGTGTGGGAGTGGTCCACCGCCGACGGCGGCATCATCAGCCAGTACGCCGACCTCAACGGCTGGAACCAGCACTGGCAGCTGATCCCGGTCGGCTCGGGCGGCGGGGGCGGGGGCGGCGGTTCGCAGACCGGCCTCGTCGGCTGGGCCACCCAGGGCGGCGGCACGACCGGCGGCGGCAGCGCCTCGGCCACCACGGTGAACAGCTCGTCGGCCCTGTCCAGCGCCGTCTCCGGCAGCACCGCGCGGGTGGTCCGGATCTCGGGCACGATCTCCTGCTCCGGCATGATCACCGTCGGGTCCAACAAGACCATCCTCGGCAACTCCGGCGCGGTGATCGCGGGCTGCGGCCTGAACATCGCCAACGCCAGCAACGTGATCGTCCGCAACATCTCGTTCCGCGACTGGAACGACGACGCGATCAACGTCCAGTACTCCACCCGGGTCTGGATCGACCACAACAGCTTCACCAACGGGTACGACGGCGCGGTCGACGTCAAGCGCGCCTCGGACTACGTGACGGTGTCGTGGAACCGCGTCTACGGCCACGACAAGTCCATGCTGCTCGGCCACAGCGACGACAACGGCAGTGAGGACCGCGGCCACCTGCGGGTGACCTACCACCACAACTGGTTCGACGGCTCGGGCACGCGGCACCCGCGGGTGCGCTTCGGCAACCCCGTGCACGTGTACAACAACTACTACCGCGGCAACGAGTACGGCGTGGCGTCGACCATGGGCGCCGGCGTGCTCGTCGAGGGCAACTACTTCGAGAGCGTCGACGAGCCGACCCTGGTCGGGTACGCCGACTCCGCCGATGGGGCCATCGTGCAGCGCAACAACTACTTCACCGGCTCCGGCGCCCCGGAGAGCGGCGGCGGCAGCGTGTCGAGCATCCCGTACTCGTACACGCTGGACAGCGCCGGCTCGGTGAAGGCCAGCGTGTCCGCGGGCGCGGGCGCGGGCCGGATCACGGTCTGA
- a CDS encoding S-(hydroxymethyl)mycothiol dehydrogenase produces MVHEVRGVVALKKNAPVSIETVLVPDPGPGEALVKVQACGVCHTDLHYREGGINDDFPFLLGHEAAGVVEAVGEGVTEVAPGDYVVLNWRAVCGQCRACLRGRPWYCFATHNAEQKMTLADGTPLSPALGIGAFIEKTLVAAGQCTKVDPSAPPEVAGLLGCGVMAGLGAAINTGGVTRGDTVAVIGCGGVGNAAIAGARLAGATTIIGVDLDDTKLAWARQLGATHTVNGAQADVVESIRELTGGFGADVVIEAVGRPETYEQAFYARDLAGTVVLVGVPTPQMRLELPLLDVFGRGGALKSSWYGDCLPSRDFPLMISLYLQRRLPLEAFVSERIELGDVEEAFAKMGRGEVLRSVVML; encoded by the coding sequence GTGGTGCACGAGGTTCGCGGAGTCGTCGCGCTGAAGAAGAACGCGCCGGTGAGCATCGAGACGGTGCTGGTCCCCGATCCGGGTCCCGGAGAGGCCCTGGTGAAGGTGCAGGCCTGCGGGGTGTGCCACACCGACCTGCACTACCGCGAGGGCGGCATCAACGACGACTTCCCGTTCCTGCTCGGACACGAGGCCGCGGGTGTGGTCGAGGCCGTCGGCGAGGGCGTGACCGAGGTGGCGCCCGGCGACTACGTGGTGCTCAACTGGCGTGCCGTCTGCGGGCAGTGCCGCGCCTGCCTGCGTGGTCGGCCGTGGTACTGCTTCGCCACGCACAACGCCGAGCAGAAGATGACCCTGGCCGACGGCACGCCGCTGTCCCCCGCCCTGGGCATCGGCGCGTTCATCGAGAAGACGCTGGTCGCCGCCGGGCAGTGCACCAAGGTGGACCCGTCCGCCCCGCCCGAGGTGGCGGGGCTGCTCGGCTGCGGCGTGATGGCGGGGCTCGGCGCGGCGATCAACACCGGCGGGGTGACCCGCGGCGACACCGTCGCGGTGATCGGCTGCGGCGGCGTCGGCAACGCCGCGATCGCCGGAGCGCGGCTGGCCGGCGCGACCACGATCATCGGCGTGGACCTGGACGACACCAAGCTGGCCTGGGCGCGGCAGCTCGGCGCGACGCACACCGTGAACGGCGCGCAGGCCGATGTGGTCGAGTCCATCCGCGAGCTGACCGGCGGCTTCGGCGCCGACGTGGTGATCGAGGCGGTGGGCCGCCCGGAGACGTACGAGCAGGCGTTCTACGCCCGGGACCTGGCCGGGACCGTGGTGCTGGTCGGGGTGCCCACCCCGCAGATGCGCCTGGAGCTGCCGCTGCTGGACGTGTTCGGCCGCGGCGGCGCGCTCAAGTCCTCCTGGTACGGCGACTGCCTGCCCAGCCGCGACTTCCCCCTGATGATCTCGCTCTACCTGCAGCGCCGGCTGCCGCTGGAGGCGTTCGTGTCCGAGCGCATCGAGCTGGGCGACGTCGAGGAGGCGTTCGCGAAGATGGGCCGCGGCGAGGTGCTGCGCTCGGTGGTGATGCTGTGA
- a CDS encoding MBL fold metallo-hydrolase, which yields MSGGARIERVVTSGTFSLDGGVWEVDNNVWLIGNDSDVLVVDAAHDADAILAAAGRRRVVAIVCTHGHNDHIDAAPELARRTGAPIMLHPADRMLWDAIHPDRAPDRELEDGDCLTVAGAELWVNHTPGHSPGAVCLYAPQLTALFSGDTLFQGGPGATGRSYSDFGTIIGSIRDRLLLLPPETVVYTGHGDTTTVGAEAPHLDEWIARGH from the coding sequence GTGAGCGGCGGGGCGCGGATCGAGCGGGTGGTCACCTCGGGCACGTTCAGCCTGGACGGCGGCGTCTGGGAGGTCGACAACAACGTCTGGCTGATCGGCAACGACAGCGACGTGCTGGTCGTCGACGCGGCGCACGACGCCGACGCGATCCTGGCCGCGGCAGGCCGGCGGCGGGTCGTCGCGATCGTGTGCACGCACGGCCACAACGACCACATCGACGCGGCCCCGGAGCTGGCCCGGCGGACCGGTGCGCCGATCATGCTGCACCCCGCGGACCGGATGCTGTGGGACGCGATCCACCCGGACCGGGCGCCCGACCGCGAGCTGGAGGACGGCGACTGCCTGACCGTGGCCGGCGCCGAGCTGTGGGTCAACCACACGCCGGGCCACTCGCCGGGCGCGGTGTGCCTGTACGCGCCGCAGCTGACGGCGCTGTTCTCCGGGGACACCCTGTTCCAGGGCGGGCCGGGCGCGACCGGGCGGTCCTACAGCGACTTCGGCACGATCATCGGCTCGATCCGCGACCGCCTGCTGCTCCTGCCGCCCGAGACCGTCGTGTACACCGGCCACGGCGACACCACCACCGTCGGCGCGGAGGCCCCGCACCTCGACGAGTGGATCGCCCGCGGCCACTGA
- a CDS encoding cellulose-binding domain-containing protein, producing MLRTRRRAALTSLLAATAAAAVAAWSLVATPAGAAASGCRVVYTVASQWGGGFTADVAITNLGDPLTAWTLRWTFPAAGQAVTQGWSATYTQSGSQVTAVNMSYNGSLGTSATTSIGFNGAWTASNPVPTAFTLNGVACTGTTTPTGGPSASASASPRPSASVSPSASPRPSSSPSASPPPTSGWNPPSNLVTPLNEVRAHYQSTYPNLLTFRNYGWDQVMAGGGRINYCVRWDSSARVSAALRDQIHAALARQWKKWMDVMAGHNGWPYAEVPIKVVGWAVRDRATLEWTDSSVDIYVNDIRENAPQCSEPCGRFFHQDGNYSGCPGGASHHYDMSLWLTAGFGGGAGGDWGQRMGSEYFTGALNSENIHIYLHEVGHTFGLDDFYDWTPTGQCCFLMKAGSASSITEFDKWMLRDFWRLLKSRWGY from the coding sequence ATGCTTCGAACGAGAAGGCGTGCTGCCCTGACCTCGCTGCTCGCCGCCACGGCGGCGGCCGCCGTGGCGGCCTGGAGCCTGGTCGCCACCCCGGCCGGCGCGGCCGCCAGCGGCTGCCGCGTCGTCTACACCGTCGCCTCCCAGTGGGGCGGCGGGTTCACCGCCGACGTCGCCATCACCAACCTCGGCGACCCGCTCACCGCGTGGACGCTGCGGTGGACCTTCCCCGCCGCCGGGCAGGCGGTCACCCAGGGCTGGAGCGCCACCTACACGCAGAGCGGCAGCCAGGTCACCGCCGTGAACATGAGCTACAACGGCAGTCTCGGCACCTCGGCCACCACGTCCATCGGCTTCAACGGGGCGTGGACCGCGAGCAACCCGGTGCCCACCGCGTTCACCCTGAACGGCGTCGCCTGCACCGGCACGACCACGCCGACCGGCGGCCCCTCGGCGTCCGCCTCGGCCTCGCCGCGGCCCTCCGCCTCGGTGTCGCCGTCGGCGTCCCCGCGGCCGTCGTCGTCCCCGTCGGCCTCCCCGCCGCCCACCAGCGGCTGGAATCCACCGTCCAACCTGGTGACGCCGCTCAACGAGGTCCGGGCGCACTACCAGTCGACGTACCCGAACCTGCTGACCTTCCGCAACTACGGCTGGGACCAGGTGATGGCCGGCGGCGGCCGGATCAACTACTGCGTACGCTGGGACTCCAGCGCCCGCGTCTCGGCCGCGCTGCGCGACCAGATCCACGCCGCGCTGGCCCGGCAGTGGAAGAAGTGGATGGACGTGATGGCCGGGCACAACGGCTGGCCGTATGCCGAGGTCCCGATCAAGGTGGTGGGCTGGGCCGTCCGTGACCGGGCCACGCTGGAGTGGACGGACAGCTCGGTCGACATCTACGTCAACGACATCCGGGAGAACGCGCCGCAGTGCAGCGAGCCGTGCGGCCGCTTCTTCCACCAGGACGGCAACTACTCCGGCTGCCCCGGCGGCGCGTCGCACCACTACGACATGTCACTGTGGCTGACCGCCGGCTTCGGCGGCGGCGCGGGCGGCGACTGGGGCCAGCGGATGGGCAGCGAGTACTTCACCGGCGCGCTGAACTCCGAGAACATCCACATCTACCTGCACGAGGTCGGGCACACGTTCGGCCTGGACGACTTCTACGACTGGACGCCGACGGGCCAGTGCTGCTTCCTGATGAAGGCGGGCAGCGCCAGCAGCATCACCGAGTTCGACAAGTGGATGCTGCGCGACTTCTGGCGGCTGCTGAAGAGCCGCTGGGGCTACTAG
- a CDS encoding ABC-F family ATP-binding cassette domain-containing protein — protein MSATLVARGLTAGHGERVLFSDLDLVVAPGDVVGLVGVNGAGKSTLLRLLAGLVPAEQGTITLNPPTANVGLLPQEPERRPAETVRDFLARRTGVTRAQQAMDLAAEQLAVGAAGADDQYGEALERWLALGGADLPERAEAVAAELGLDVDLDHPMTALSGGQAARAGMASLLLSRYDIFLLDEPTNDLDLAGLDRLERFVGELRAGTVLVSHDREFLTRTVTRVLELDLAQQQIRQYGGGYLSYLQERETARRHAREAYDEYADKKDELLARARMQRAWMEKGVKNARRKSPDNDKIGKAFRTESTEKQAAKARQTERLIERMEEVEEPRKEWELRMHIAAAPRAGAVVATLNGAVVRQGGFTLGPVDLRIDWADRVAITGPNGSGKSTLLRAMLGRTALAGGSAALGPGVVVGEIDQARGRFLGHQPLVDAFAAAVPALAPGDVRTLLAKFGLRAAHVLRPAATLSPGERTRAALALLQASGVSLLVLDEPTNHLDLPAIEQLEQALESYTGTLLLVTHDRQMLDAVHTNRLITVDSGRVTAN, from the coding sequence GTGAGCGCGACCCTGGTGGCCCGGGGACTGACCGCCGGGCACGGCGAGCGGGTCCTGTTCAGCGACCTGGACCTGGTCGTCGCGCCGGGCGACGTGGTCGGGCTGGTCGGCGTCAACGGCGCCGGCAAGTCCACCCTGCTGCGCCTGCTCGCCGGGCTGGTCCCGGCCGAGCAGGGCACGATCACGCTGAACCCGCCCACGGCCAACGTCGGGCTGCTGCCGCAGGAGCCCGAGCGCCGCCCGGCCGAGACCGTGCGCGACTTCCTCGCCCGGCGCACCGGGGTGACCCGGGCCCAGCAGGCGATGGACCTGGCCGCCGAGCAGCTCGCCGTGGGCGCCGCGGGCGCCGACGACCAGTACGGCGAGGCGCTGGAGCGCTGGCTCGCCCTGGGCGGCGCCGACCTGCCCGAACGCGCCGAGGCGGTGGCCGCCGAGCTGGGCCTGGACGTGGACCTCGACCACCCGATGACGGCCCTGTCCGGGGGCCAGGCCGCCCGCGCGGGCATGGCGTCGCTGCTGCTCAGCCGGTATGACATCTTCCTGCTCGACGAGCCCACCAACGACCTCGACCTGGCCGGGCTGGACCGGCTGGAGCGCTTCGTCGGCGAGCTGCGGGCCGGCACCGTGCTGGTCAGCCACGACCGCGAGTTCCTGACCCGCACCGTCACCCGCGTGCTCGAGTTGGACCTGGCCCAGCAGCAGATCCGCCAGTACGGCGGCGGCTACCTGTCCTACCTGCAGGAGCGGGAGACCGCACGGCGGCACGCCCGCGAGGCCTACGACGAGTACGCCGACAAGAAGGACGAGCTGCTCGCCCGCGCCCGCATGCAGCGCGCCTGGATGGAGAAGGGCGTCAAGAACGCCCGCCGCAAGTCCCCCGACAACGACAAGATCGGCAAGGCGTTCCGCACCGAGTCCACCGAGAAGCAGGCCGCCAAGGCCCGGCAGACCGAGCGCCTGATCGAGCGGATGGAGGAGGTCGAGGAGCCGCGCAAGGAGTGGGAGCTGCGGATGCACATCGCCGCCGCCCCGCGCGCGGGCGCGGTGGTGGCCACCCTCAACGGCGCCGTGGTGCGCCAGGGCGGCTTCACCCTCGGGCCGGTGGATCTGCGCATCGACTGGGCGGACCGGGTTGCCATCACCGGGCCCAACGGCTCGGGCAAGTCCACCCTGCTGCGTGCGATGCTCGGCCGGACCGCGCTGGCCGGGGGCAGCGCCGCGCTGGGCCCCGGCGTGGTCGTCGGCGAGATCGACCAGGCCCGCGGCCGGTTCCTCGGCCACCAGCCGCTGGTGGACGCGTTCGCGGCCGCCGTGCCCGCGCTGGCGCCGGGAGACGTGCGCACGCTGCTGGCCAAGTTCGGGCTGCGCGCGGCGCACGTGCTGCGGCCCGCCGCGACGCTGTCGCCGGGCGAGCGGACCCGGGCGGCGCTGGCGCTGCTGCAGGCGAGCGGGGTCAGCCTGCTGGTGCTCGACGAGCCCACCAACCACCTCGACCTGCCCGCGATCGAGCAGCTGGAGCAGGCGCTGGAGTCGTACACCGGCACGCTGCTGCTGGTCACCCACGACCGCCAGATGCTGGACGCGGTCCACACCAACCGCCTGATCACCGTCGACTCCGGCCGCGTCACCGCGAACTGA
- a CDS encoding UBP-type zinc finger domain-containing protein → MTACEDLKKADDPAPRAEGCEECLANGTSWVHLRRCLSCGHIGCCDSSPNKHATAHFHAVGHPVIQSFEPGENWRWCYLHEMVG, encoded by the coding sequence ATGACCGCCTGCGAAGATCTCAAGAAGGCCGACGACCCGGCGCCGCGCGCCGAGGGCTGCGAGGAGTGCCTGGCCAACGGGACCAGCTGGGTGCACCTGCGCCGCTGCCTGAGCTGCGGGCACATCGGCTGCTGCGACTCGTCGCCGAACAAGCACGCCACCGCGCACTTCCACGCGGTGGGCCACCCGGTCATCCAGTCGTTCGAGCCGGGCGAGAACTGGCGCTGGTGCTACCTGCACGAGATGGTCGGCTGA
- a CDS encoding Na+/H+ antiporter — translation MDALVVAVVLTVVVVAVSGLSRKYALQAPIALVVVGLVLALVPGFPVIVLEPELVLIGVLPPLLYVAALETSVPAFRLNLRPILLLAVGLVLFTAVAVGLVVHALLPSVPLAICLAFGAVVAPPDAVAATAVARRIGLPRRLVTILEGESLLNDATALVLFRVAVAVALGLAVGPLAIGQQVLVAAGGGIAVGALGAVTAAFLHRRTTDPLLDNSISLLTPFAVTVVAESIHASAVVAVVVAGLYLGHRMPTLMSAASRLQMGAFWRMITFMLEGLVFLLVGLNLREVLAALDTPVAQVVGLTIAVLVTVVATRFAWMYPATFLVRLLPRVRRRGTGLDFPGATVLAWAGMRGVVTLATALALPATLAGGETYPRALFVWLAFAVIVGTLVLQGMTLPLVARMLRVQGDDRTADILAEAQTQQHASRAARERLEARAGAAPPDVVDKLRSLTELRANTIWERLGGERETPSAAYVRLRREMLEAERDVFRSARDAGRIPEDVLVRAQRDMDLEESMLERME, via the coding sequence GTGGATGCCCTCGTGGTGGCGGTCGTGCTGACCGTGGTGGTGGTCGCGGTCTCCGGCCTGTCGCGCAAGTACGCCCTGCAGGCGCCGATCGCGCTGGTCGTCGTCGGGCTGGTGCTGGCCCTGGTGCCCGGCTTCCCGGTCATCGTGCTCGAACCCGAGCTGGTGCTCATCGGCGTGCTGCCCCCGCTGCTGTACGTGGCCGCGCTGGAGACCTCGGTGCCCGCGTTCCGGCTCAACCTGCGCCCCATCCTGCTGCTCGCCGTCGGGCTGGTCCTGTTCACCGCGGTCGCCGTCGGACTGGTCGTGCACGCCCTGCTGCCCTCGGTGCCGCTGGCCATCTGCCTCGCGTTCGGGGCCGTGGTGGCCCCGCCCGACGCCGTCGCGGCGACCGCCGTGGCCAGACGGATCGGGCTGCCCCGGCGGCTGGTGACCATCCTGGAGGGGGAGAGCCTGCTCAACGACGCGACGGCGCTGGTGCTGTTCCGGGTGGCCGTGGCGGTCGCCCTCGGGCTCGCGGTCGGCCCGCTGGCCATCGGGCAGCAGGTGCTGGTCGCCGCGGGCGGCGGCATCGCGGTCGGCGCGCTCGGCGCGGTCACCGCCGCCTTCCTGCACCGGCGCACCACCGACCCGCTGCTGGACAACTCGATCTCGCTGCTCACCCCGTTCGCGGTGACCGTGGTGGCCGAGTCGATCCACGCCTCGGCCGTGGTGGCCGTCGTCGTCGCGGGCCTCTACCTCGGGCACCGGATGCCGACCCTGATGTCGGCCGCGTCCCGGCTGCAGATGGGCGCGTTCTGGCGCATGATCACCTTCATGCTGGAGGGCCTGGTCTTCCTGCTCGTCGGGCTGAACCTGCGGGAGGTGCTCGCCGCCCTGGACACGCCGGTGGCCCAGGTCGTGGGGCTGACCATCGCGGTGCTGGTGACCGTGGTGGCGACCCGGTTCGCCTGGATGTACCCGGCCACGTTCCTGGTCCGCCTGCTGCCCCGGGTGCGCCGCCGCGGCACCGGGCTGGACTTCCCCGGCGCGACCGTGCTGGCCTGGGCGGGCATGCGCGGCGTGGTCACCCTGGCCACCGCGCTGGCGCTGCCCGCGACCCTGGCCGGGGGTGAGACCTACCCCCGGGCGCTGTTCGTCTGGCTCGCGTTCGCGGTCATCGTCGGCACGCTGGTGCTGCAGGGCATGACCCTGCCGCTGGTGGCCCGCATGCTGCGCGTGCAGGGCGACGACAGGACCGCCGACATCCTGGCCGAGGCGCAGACGCAGCAGCACGCCAGCCGGGCCGCCCGGGAGCGGCTGGAGGCGCGGGCCGGCGCGGCGCCCCCGGACGTCGTCGACAAGCTGCGCAGCCTCACCGAGCTGCGCGCCAACACGATCTGGGAGCGGCTGGGCGGGGAACGGGAAACCCCATCCGCCGCGTACGTGCGGCTGCGCCGGGAGATGCTGGAGGCCGAGCGGGACGTGTTCCGCAGCGCCCGCGACGCCGGCCGGATCCCCGAGGACGTCCTGGTCCGGGCGCAGCGCGACATGGACCTGGAGGAATCGATGCTGGAACGGATGGAGTGA